Genomic segment of Cytobacillus suaedae:
AGCCCTGAAATAGTATTCCAACTATGTCTAACTATTTTTTGAATCATTTCCCCATTCCTATCTAATTAGAGTAAACTGCCTCAATAATCAAATAACACACGCTAACTTCAATTTTACCATTAAATTCCTTATTTTCGGATGGAAACAATATAAAAAAAGAGCCGAAAGATCTCGATAACAATCTTTAGCTCTTGCTCAGTACTTAAATATGGATTGAACTTTTAAAGCAACTTCCTTCGCCTAAACATCATTAACGATAAATTTCTTAATTCCTTATTCTAGGTATTTTTCAGGCTCAGGTTCGTCATAAGTTACGTAAGTCCCTGCAACAAAATCATGGATAGCACGCTTATCTTCTCTTAGACCCACCATAAAAGCACTAACTATTATACCGATTCCTAATGTCAAAACATATACTAAACCAGCAACTAAGTTACGCATAAGCATTGTTCCAAAACCTACTCTTTCACCATCTTCACGCGCTATACGTATCCCTAATACTTTCTTGCCAACAGTATATCCATACCAAAATACAGGCAACAGTAAATAATACAGCATTTCTAAAGTTGTTGTTATAGGTTCGTTGTCCATAAAGAATTCCTGATATATGATGGATGTAATAATTCCTGATACTAAGAACAGAAAAATTATATCAACTATTGCAGCACCTAACCTAACGCCAAATCCTGCAGGATTGCTCA
This window contains:
- a CDS encoding RDD family protein, with protein sequence MSNPAGFGVRLGAAIVDIIFLFLVSGIITSIIYQEFFMDNEPITTTLEMLYYLLLPVFWYGYTVGKKVLGIRIAREDGERVGFGTMLMRNLVAGLVYVLTLGIGIIVSAFMVGLREDKRAIHDFVAGTYVTYDEPEPEKYLE